One genomic region from Portunus trituberculatus isolate SZX2019 chromosome 3, ASM1759143v1, whole genome shotgun sequence encodes:
- the LOC123508873 gene encoding uncharacterized protein LOC123508873 translates to MLKILTVMVVAVVCVGVSGRPQHGGGGGSHGAGYGKQPEGYFQYVNVPAHKEYEFGWNRGNPHHYISRFEQAKDHRFRTRVKWADTHGGYGEHYWEYNHAPKYKEHDTYKEPEPYHAPAPTYHAPEPSYDPKPSYKHPEPIYDAFEPTYGPPQPHGYPSDNVPVIADPSDVQVIRGKVI, encoded by the exons ATGCTGAAGATTCTG acagtgatggtggtggcggtggtgtgtgtgggcgtgagtgGTCGGCCCCAGcacggaggcggcggcggttcACATGGGGCCGGGTACGGGAAACAGCCTGAAGGGTATTTCCAGTACGTCAACGTGCCCGCCCACAAGGAGTACGAGTTTGGGTGGAATAGAGGCAACCCACATCACTACATCTCCCGCTTTGAACAGGCTAAGGACCATCGCTTCAGAACCAGG GTGAAATGGGCAGATACTCACGGAGGCTACGGCGAACATTACTGGGAATACAACCACGCACCTAAGTACAAGGAACACGACACATACAAGGAACCAGAGCCTTACCACGCTCCTGCACCTACCTACCACGCCCCTGAGCCCTCTTATGACCCCAAACCCTCTTACAAACACCCTGAACCTATTTATGATGCTTTTGAACCCACCTACggcccaccacagccacacggGTACCCTTCTGATAATGTTCCGGTTATCGCTGATCCCTCCGATGTGCAGGTGATCAGGGGGAAGGTAATATAA
- the LOC123508863 gene encoding uncharacterized protein LOC123508863 produces the protein MDEDRVRRLAVLVLLCSVFLVTSWIEDLAYTMQDTRTPAGKMAGRKVARSEGMEGGKERRGGRKGDYSTSIHEEEEGEEEEEEREEEADYIKKFKAKSRLYVRTSSFHLDLYSCLPRFICELHAQAPGADLTDFEKDVLNLFRNHVVLEGPGSPAYPYQVAAHMGQLWVGVEPSPCHSMYPSCPLSRALLIDLLRNVKTSRRLFY, from the exons ATGGACGAGGACAGAGTGAGAAGACTGGCGGTGTTAGTGCTTCTGTGTAGCGTGTTTCTGGTTACCTCATGGATTGAAGACCTCGCCTATACCATGCAGGACACGAGAACTCCCGCTggaaag atgGCCGGGAGGAAAGTAGCAAGATCAGAGGGGATGGAAggcgggaaggagagaagaggaggaaggaaaggtgattaCAGTACCTCCAtacacgaggaagaggaaggagaggaggaggaggaggaaagggaggaagaagctgATTATATTAAAAAGTTTAAAGCGAAATCAC GTTTGTACGTTcgcacctcctccttccacctcgaTCTGTACTCCTGCTTACCTCGCTTCATCTGTGAGCTCCACGCGCAGGCCCCGGGAGCCGACCTGACGGATTTCGAAAAGGATGTGCTCAATTTGTTtag GAACCACGTGGTGTTGGAAGGGCCCGGCTCCCCTGCCTACCCCTACCAGGTGGCCGCGCACATGGGTCAGCTTTGGGTAGGGGTGGAGCCTTCCCCATGCCACTCCATGTACCCGTCCTGCCCCCTGTCACGTGCCCTACTTATCGATCTGCTGAGGAATGTTAAAACTTCACGTAGGCTattctactga
- the LOC123508855 gene encoding transcriptional repressor protein YY1-like isoform X2, with the protein MSSSDFVTEVEVQPEIQEVEIEAIPVDMPVDAIETYEAEPIIALQQLPEAGREEIIFQTQEEVVGEQEIPYEIPVPVENDVCVESSPGPSKRQKKGQKRRREVIEDFTATTSLGQKWEQKQVQIKTLEGEFSVTMWSSGVDEDELSNPEPDPDYTEYMTGSNKKLAGIPGVDLSDPKQLAEFAKIKPKKASSDDIARTIACPHKGCNKMFRDNSAMRKHLHTHGPRVHVCAECGKAFVESSKLKRHQLVHTGEKPFQCTFEGCGKRFSLDFNLRTHVRIHTGDRPYVCPFDGCNKKFAQSTNLKSHILTHAKAKNNMRAATSSTPQYETDYNSTQQYVQVEMPSPDDQQFVIYTS; encoded by the exons ATGTCGTCCTCGGATTTCGTGACGGAGGTGGAGGTGCAGCCGGAGATCCAGGAGGTGGAAATCGAGGCCATCCCAGTAGACATGCCCGTGGATGCCATAGAAACTTACGAGGCAGAACCGATCATCGCCCTCCAGCAACTACCTGAGGCCGGGCGAGAGGAGATAATTTTCCAGAcacaggaggaggtggtgggcgaGCAGGAGATCCCATATGAAATTCCAGTGCCCGTTGAGAATGATGTGTGCGTTGAGTCCTCCCCAGGCCCGTCCAAGCGGCAGAAAAAGGGTCAGAAGAGAAGACGCGAAGTGATCGAGGATTTCACAGCCACCACTTCCCTGGGACAGAAATGGGAACAGAAGCAGGTGCAGATAAAGACGCTGGAGGGCGAGTTCTCCGTCACCATGTGGTCTTCAGGTGTCGATGAAG ATGAGCTGAGTAACCCTGAGCCAGATCCAGATTACACGGAGTACATGACCGGCTCGAACAAGAAGCTGGCGGGCATTCCTGGCGTGGACCTCTCGGACCCAAAACAGCTTGCAGAATTTGCCAAGATAAAACCCAAGAAAGCCAGTAGTGATGACATAGCGCGCACCATAGCCTGTCCGCACAAG GGCTGCAATAAAATGTTCCGCGACAACTCAGCCATGAGGAAACACCTACACACCCACGGCCCGCGTGTCCATGTGTGTGCAGAGTGTGGCAAGGCCTTCGTGGAGTCTTCAAAACTCAAGAGACATCAACTGGTACACACTGGAGAGAAACCGTTCCAG tGTACGTTTGAGGGGTGTGGAAAGCGGTTTTCTCTGGACTTTAATCTGCGCACTCACGTTCGCATCCACACGGGGGATCGGCCCTATGTGTGTCCCTTTGATGGCTGCAACAAGAAGTTCGCCCAGAGCACCAACCTTAAGTCACACATCCTGACCCACGCCAAGGCAAA GAACAACATGAGAGCGGCCACCAGCAGCACACCACAGTATGAAACAGACTACAACTCCACTCAGCAGTATGTCCAGGTGGAGATGCCCTCGCCAGATGACCAGCAGTTTGTCATTTACACCAGCTAA
- the LOC123508855 gene encoding transcriptional repressor protein YY1-like isoform X1 has product MSSSDFVTEVEVQPEIQEVEIEAIPVDMPVDAIETYEAEPIIALQQLPEAGREEIIFQTQEEVVGEQEIPYEIPVPVENDVCVESSPGPSKRQKKGQKRRREVIEDFTATTSLGQKWEQKQVQIKTLEGEFSVTMWSSGVDEGNAWCLPDELSNPEPDPDYTEYMTGSNKKLAGIPGVDLSDPKQLAEFAKIKPKKASSDDIARTIACPHKGCNKMFRDNSAMRKHLHTHGPRVHVCAECGKAFVESSKLKRHQLVHTGEKPFQCTFEGCGKRFSLDFNLRTHVRIHTGDRPYVCPFDGCNKKFAQSTNLKSHILTHAKAKNNMRAATSSTPQYETDYNSTQQYVQVEMPSPDDQQFVIYTS; this is encoded by the exons ATGTCGTCCTCGGATTTCGTGACGGAGGTGGAGGTGCAGCCGGAGATCCAGGAGGTGGAAATCGAGGCCATCCCAGTAGACATGCCCGTGGATGCCATAGAAACTTACGAGGCAGAACCGATCATCGCCCTCCAGCAACTACCTGAGGCCGGGCGAGAGGAGATAATTTTCCAGAcacaggaggaggtggtgggcgaGCAGGAGATCCCATATGAAATTCCAGTGCCCGTTGAGAATGATGTGTGCGTTGAGTCCTCCCCAGGCCCGTCCAAGCGGCAGAAAAAGGGTCAGAAGAGAAGACGCGAAGTGATCGAGGATTTCACAGCCACCACTTCCCTGGGACAGAAATGGGAACAGAAGCAGGTGCAGATAAAGACGCTGGAGGGCGAGTTCTCCGTCACCATGTGGTCTTCAGGTGTCGATGAAG gtaATGCATGGTGCCTTCCAGATGAGCTGAGTAACCCTGAGCCAGATCCAGATTACACGGAGTACATGACCGGCTCGAACAAGAAGCTGGCGGGCATTCCTGGCGTGGACCTCTCGGACCCAAAACAGCTTGCAGAATTTGCCAAGATAAAACCCAAGAAAGCCAGTAGTGATGACATAGCGCGCACCATAGCCTGTCCGCACAAG GGCTGCAATAAAATGTTCCGCGACAACTCAGCCATGAGGAAACACCTACACACCCACGGCCCGCGTGTCCATGTGTGTGCAGAGTGTGGCAAGGCCTTCGTGGAGTCTTCAAAACTCAAGAGACATCAACTGGTACACACTGGAGAGAAACCGTTCCAG tGTACGTTTGAGGGGTGTGGAAAGCGGTTTTCTCTGGACTTTAATCTGCGCACTCACGTTCGCATCCACACGGGGGATCGGCCCTATGTGTGTCCCTTTGATGGCTGCAACAAGAAGTTCGCCCAGAGCACCAACCTTAAGTCACACATCCTGACCCACGCCAAGGCAAA GAACAACATGAGAGCGGCCACCAGCAGCACACCACAGTATGAAACAGACTACAACTCCACTCAGCAGTATGTCCAGGTGGAGATGCCCTCGCCAGATGACCAGCAGTTTGTCATTTACACCAGCTAA